The following proteins come from a genomic window of Alnus glutinosa chromosome 10, dhAlnGlut1.1, whole genome shotgun sequence:
- the LOC133879800 gene encoding uncharacterized ATP-dependent helicase C29A10.10c-like, whose amino-acid sequence MFGCSKISGNHPEILLMDGILVENIPQEFESVEQYFESYKHPLLEETRAELHSSMEIISNAPFAEVIAFDESKPYGKNLYDVKVDSWRNRFSVLGKEPYKTLPGDILVLANAIPEDVSDLQRTGRQWAFVTVTKIQEDENEDNSTSTSFKVKGSKDIGDDAGIQKSLFLIFLINTVTNKRIWNALHMSGNLEIIKNVLSTNSLIEEDGDLCCAQRDGSWDEKFVTSVTSKLNESQTKAVLACLHKKHCNHKSAVELIWGPPGTGKTKTTSTLLFTLLKMGFRTLTCAPTNAAITTVASCTLKLVKESFETNNWSGALFFSLGDILLFGSKERLQFGLDIEEIHLDYRVKRLTECLGPLTGWRHCFASMIDLLEDCVSQYKIFLENESLKEREHNNENEIKKKAGSISKRECNSFLDFLRKRFVSTSPSVKNCILVFCTHLPEKTVLEQNFQNMVSLIGLLESFETLLIQDNVESEVLKELFSRSKLPADIPLSSMDMPFLLYKKRSECLSVLRTINGSFNLLDRLSGMSKRSIEEYCLQKASLLFCTASSSYKLHSVPMEQPLSIMVIDEAAQLKECESTIPLQLPGLRHAILFGDECQLPAMVESNISREAGFGRSLFERLRSLGHSKHLLNIQYRMHPSISFFPNLKFYHKQILDSPNVKRKSHEKHYLSWPMFGPYSFINIVGGREEKDDVRRSRRNMVEVAVVMKILLKLYKAWCGSEQKFSVGVISPYAAQVVAIQERLGRKYDNLDGFAVKVKSVDGFQGGEEDIIIISTVRCNSYGSIGFVSNPQRTNAALTRAR is encoded by the exons ATGTTTGGAtgtagcaaaatttccggaaatCATCCAGAAATTTTGCTTATGGATGGCATTCTT GTAGAAAATATTCCACAGGAGTTTGAATCTGTTGAACAGTATTTTGAGTCATACAAACACCCCTTACTGGAAGAAACTCGTGCAGAACTGCATTCAAGTATGGAGATTATATCAAACGCTCCTTTTGCTGAAGTAATTGCATTTGATGAATCTAAGCCATATGGGAAGAATTTGTATGATGTTAAGGTTGATTCTTGGAGAAACAGATTCAGTGTTCTTGGCAAGGAGCCCTACAAAACTTTGCCGGGAGATATATTAGTTTTAGCAAATGCTATACCCGAGGATGTTTCTGATTTACAAAGAACAGGAAGGCAATGGGCTTTTGTAACGGTCACTAAAATCCAAGAGGATGAAAACGAGGATAATAGCACATCTACTAGTTTCAAAGTCAAGGGGTCGAAAGACATTGGAGATGATGCTGGGATACAGAAATCAttgtttctgattttcttgataAATACAGTCACTAACAAGAGAATATGGAATGCCTTGCACATGTCTGGGAATCTGGAGATTATCAAAAATGTTCTGAGCACTAATTCTTTG ATTGAGGAAGATGGTGATCTTTGTTGTGCACAGAGAGATGGGAGCTGGGATGAGAAATTTGTGACAAGTGTTACTTCTAAACTGAATGAATCACAAACCAAGGCAGTTCTGGCATGTCTCCATAAGAAACATTGCAACCACAAATCAGCTGTGGAACTTATATGGGGTCCTCCAGGTACCGGGAAAACAAAAACTACCAGTACACTGCTCTTTACCCTTTTAAAAATGGGATTTAGGACTCTTACCTGTGCCCCAACAAATGCTGCAATCACAACAGTGGCCTCTTGCACTTTAAAGCTGGTTAAAGAATCCTTCGAAACTAACAATTGGAGCGGTGCTTTGTTTTTCTCACTGGGAGATATTCTCTTATTTGGGAGTAAGGAGCGgctgcaatttggtttagacATTGAAGAGATACATTTGGATTATCGGGTCAAAAGGCTTACTGAGTGCTTAGGACCTTTGACTGGTTGGAGGCATTGTTTTGCTTCAATGATTGATCTTCTTGAAGACTGTGTTTCTCAGTATAAAATCTTCTTGGAGAATGAATCTCTCAAGGAGAGAGAACACaacaatgaaaatgaaataaaaaagaaagcgGGTAGTATTAGCAAGAGGGAGTGCAACTCATTTCTGGATTTTCTGAGGAAAAGATTTGTTTCTACTTCACCATCAGTCAAAAATTGTATTCTCGTCTTTTGTACACATTTACCAGAAAAAACTGTTCTAGaacaaaatttccaaaacatgGTCTCTCTTATTGGCCTGCTTGAGTCTTTTGAAACCTTGCTGATTCAAGATAATGTGGAATCTGAAGTACTGAAAGAGCTTTTTTCTCGTTCAAAATTACCTGCAGATATACCTCTGTCATCTATGGATATGCCATTCCTGTTGTATAAAAAGAGAAGCGAATGCCTGTCTGTTTTAAGGACTATTAATGGTTCATTTAATTTGCTTGACCGTCTAAGCGGTATGAGCAAACGGTCAATAGAGGAATATTGTCTTCAAAAAGCTTCCTTACTTTTTTGCACTGCTTCAAGTTCTTATAAGCTGCACTCAGTGCCAATGGAACAACCCCTGAGCATTATGGTTATTGATGAAGCTGCACAATTAAAGGAGTGCGAGTCAACCATACCATTGCAACTTCCGGGTTTAAGGCATGCTATTCTTTTTGGCGATGAGTGCCAATTACCAGCAATGGTTGAAAGCAAT ATTTCTCGTGAAGCTGGCTTTGGGAGAAGTTTATTTGAGAGATTGAGGTCATTGGGTCACTCAAAACATCTTCTCAATATACAGTACCGAATGCATCCATCCATAAGTTTCTtcccaaatttgaaattttatcacAAACAGATCTTAGATTCTCcaaatgttaaaagaaaaagcCACGAAAAGCACTATCTTTCCTGGCCAATGTTTGGTCCCtattcttttataaatatagtaggtggaagagaagagaaggatgATGTTAGGCGTAGTAGAAGGAACATGGTTGAGGTTGCTGTTGTTATGAAAATACTGCTTAAATTATACAAAG CTTGGTGTGGTTCGGAACAGAAATTCAGCGTTGGTGTTATATCTCCTTATGCTGCCCAAGTAGTTGCAATTCAAGAGAGACTTGGACGGAAGTATGATAACCTTGATGGGTTTGCAGTGAAGGTTAAATCAGTTGATGGGTTCCAGGGTGGGGAAGAggacataataataatatcaacgGTAAGATGTAACAGTTATGGATCAATTGGGTTCGTATCAAATCCTCAGAGAACTAATGCTGCTCTTACAAGGGCTAGGTAA